A single genomic interval of Mycolicibacterium holsaticum DSM 44478 = JCM 12374 harbors:
- a CDS encoding oxidoreductase: MRTVTAVVGPGAIGSTVAALLHAAGHQVMLCGRTPRDSIEVRPDDGDPIVVPGPVLTDPALVDGPVDVVLLAVKDTQTEQSAGWLARLCDERTVVAALQNGVEQVERVGRYCPTSTVVPVAVWVSAEPAPEGHIRLRTAARLVLPEVSAAQTLVDLFEGSAVAVETDPNFLSAAWHKLLVNAVVGFMVLTGRRAGMFRRDDVADLARRYLAECLAVARADGAQLGDEVVDQVVNLLAKSPEDITTSMLTDRQAGRRLEWDIRNAVILRKAAVHGIATPISDVIVPLLAAASDGPG; this comes from the coding sequence GTGCGCACCGTAACCGCCGTCGTCGGCCCAGGCGCCATCGGTTCCACCGTGGCGGCCCTGCTGCACGCGGCCGGACACCAGGTGATGTTGTGCGGGCGGACACCGCGGGACTCGATCGAGGTCAGGCCCGATGACGGCGACCCGATTGTGGTGCCGGGACCCGTGCTGACCGACCCGGCGCTCGTCGACGGCCCGGTCGACGTGGTGCTGCTGGCGGTGAAGGACACCCAGACCGAGCAGTCGGCTGGCTGGCTGGCCAGGTTGTGCGACGAACGCACCGTGGTCGCCGCGCTGCAGAACGGCGTCGAACAGGTCGAGCGCGTCGGCCGCTACTGCCCTACGTCGACGGTCGTGCCCGTGGCCGTGTGGGTTTCGGCTGAACCGGCACCCGAAGGCCACATTCGGTTACGTACCGCGGCGCGGCTGGTGCTGCCCGAGGTGTCCGCGGCCCAGACGCTGGTCGACCTTTTCGAGGGTAGCGCGGTCGCCGTCGAGACCGACCCGAACTTTCTCAGCGCGGCGTGGCACAAACTTCTCGTCAACGCGGTCGTGGGGTTCATGGTCCTCACGGGGCGCCGGGCCGGCATGTTCCGCCGCGACGACGTGGCCGACCTGGCGCGCCGCTACCTCGCCGAGTGCTTGGCGGTCGCGCGCGCCGACGGTGCGCAGCTGGGCGATGAGGTCGTCGACCAGGTCGTCAACCTGCTCGCCAAGTCACCGGAGGACATCACCACGTCGATGCTCACCGACCGCCAGGCTGGGCGCCGGTTGGAGTGGGACATCCGCAACGCGGTGATCTTGCGTAAAGCGGCCGTCCACGGCATCGCCACCCCGATCAGCGACGTGATCGTTCCGCTGCTGGCGGCGGCCAGCGACGGACCCGGCTAG
- a CDS encoding ATP-binding protein — translation MEAPARCPTCGTEARTGARFCDGCGTALDQPHIAEYKQVTVLFADVVRSMDIAAVLGPERLREVMTELVLRATAVIRRYDGTVNQFTGDGIMALFGAPRALEDHARRACLAALDVQEEVRTLAAETARRDGISLQLRIGLNSGMVVAGDIGPEALAYTAVGEHVGMAQRMESVAPPGGVMLSESTARLVESDTLLSDPQPVRIKGSTAPVTARRLIGVGNSRRTGQRTPLVGREREIRLLEAALEDALSGRGRVIGIKGAPGIGKSRITQEVVARATHLGLDIFSAYCESHTSQIPFFVAAELLRSFFGVEGLAPAAAAIRIRTTVPQANPEDLDLLHDLLGIGDHGATSGIDPDARRRRLTGLLDAALLARTEPAVYVIDDVQWIDAVSESMLTDLVSTVAKTPALVLITYRPEYRGALSRAGDSGVVSDMVALSPLDRSQTSTLLAELLGSDPSVAQIAERIADRSAGNPFFTEEIVRDLAERRILDGGRGSYVCRGDGGVSVPPTVQATIAARIDRLGAAAKRTLNAASVIGSPFGARLLSALDVFEVAELIDAELVEPVSMSEYAFRHPLIRSVAYESQLRSSRSQLHRQVAAAVEHQDPSSADKNAALIATHLEAAGDLHGAFDWHMRAGTWSVHRNIAAARMSWERARSVADELPADDPAVTHMRIAPRTLLCATIWRVGGSLADVGFDELRELATAAGDMRSLALGMTGWVQMLNFYGKYAEASRLATEFADLLDSIDDPEMTVGLMSIPIVAKWDAGEMAEALRLAQRAIELSNGDPCMGNMIIGSPLAFALVLRASASSILGIDGWKDDYDRAIEIARAVDKFTFCTAVMFKYIAVENWALLSDEAAMRDTAEALAVAQQFGDDFTLTTCEFVRGTVLVRRGDADRAHGFELLARCREVALEHRFTIIAAWCADLDVAAEKIRTGDFDTAIELCRSVLDEEIRAGEMMNRGWTTTVLVDALLRRRRPGDLDQAQAAVNRLAAMPTEPVYLYHELPLMRMRAMLAKARGDDATFADLRDRYRARAEEVGMEGHIAIARAMD, via the coding sequence ATGGAGGCACCGGCACGCTGCCCCACCTGTGGCACCGAAGCGCGTACCGGCGCCCGGTTCTGCGACGGATGCGGAACCGCGCTGGATCAACCTCACATCGCTGAGTACAAGCAGGTGACGGTGCTGTTCGCCGACGTGGTCCGGTCGATGGATATCGCCGCGGTGCTTGGTCCCGAGCGGCTCCGGGAGGTGATGACGGAGCTCGTGCTGCGCGCCACCGCCGTCATCCGTCGCTACGACGGCACCGTCAACCAGTTCACCGGCGACGGGATCATGGCGCTGTTCGGCGCTCCACGCGCGTTGGAGGATCACGCTCGTCGGGCCTGTCTGGCCGCACTCGACGTCCAGGAAGAGGTCCGTACCTTGGCGGCGGAGACCGCTCGCCGCGACGGGATCTCCCTGCAGCTGCGGATCGGGCTCAACTCCGGAATGGTTGTGGCCGGCGACATCGGTCCGGAGGCTCTCGCATACACGGCCGTCGGCGAGCACGTCGGGATGGCCCAGCGGATGGAATCTGTGGCGCCACCCGGTGGCGTGATGCTCAGCGAATCCACGGCCCGACTGGTCGAAAGCGACACGCTACTCAGCGACCCGCAGCCAGTGCGCATCAAAGGGTCGACCGCGCCGGTGACGGCCCGCCGGCTGATAGGGGTCGGCAACTCTCGCCGCACGGGTCAGCGCACCCCGCTGGTGGGTCGGGAGCGCGAGATACGCCTGCTAGAAGCGGCGCTCGAGGACGCGCTCAGCGGCCGCGGGCGCGTCATCGGGATCAAAGGAGCTCCCGGCATCGGCAAGAGCCGGATCACTCAGGAGGTGGTGGCAAGGGCCACGCACCTGGGCCTCGATATCTTCTCGGCGTACTGCGAATCGCATACCAGCCAGATTCCGTTCTTCGTCGCTGCCGAGCTGCTGCGCTCCTTCTTCGGGGTCGAGGGGTTGGCCCCGGCCGCCGCCGCGATCAGGATCAGAACCACAGTGCCCCAGGCAAATCCCGAGGATCTCGACCTCCTGCACGACCTGCTCGGTATCGGTGACCACGGCGCAACCAGTGGTATCGACCCCGACGCCCGCAGGCGCCGGCTCACCGGATTGCTCGACGCAGCCCTGCTGGCGCGCACCGAACCCGCCGTCTACGTGATCGACGATGTTCAGTGGATCGACGCCGTGAGCGAATCGATGCTCACCGATCTGGTTTCAACGGTCGCGAAAACACCTGCGCTGGTGCTGATCACGTACCGCCCCGAGTATCGCGGTGCGCTCAGCCGGGCAGGCGACTCAGGCGTCGTCTCTGACATGGTTGCGCTCAGCCCACTGGACCGCTCGCAGACGTCGACGCTGCTCGCCGAGTTGTTGGGGTCGGATCCGTCCGTCGCGCAGATCGCCGAGCGCATCGCCGACCGCAGCGCAGGCAACCCATTCTTCACCGAAGAGATCGTGCGTGACCTGGCTGAGCGCAGAATCCTCGACGGCGGGCGCGGCTCCTACGTCTGTCGCGGCGACGGCGGGGTCAGCGTTCCGCCGACCGTACAGGCCACCATCGCCGCTCGCATCGACCGCCTCGGAGCGGCCGCCAAGCGAACGCTCAACGCGGCATCGGTGATCGGTTCGCCGTTCGGGGCTCGGCTGCTGAGCGCACTCGATGTTTTCGAGGTGGCCGAGTTGATCGACGCCGAACTCGTCGAACCGGTATCGATGTCGGAGTACGCATTCCGACATCCGTTGATCCGCTCGGTCGCCTACGAGTCGCAGCTCAGATCGAGCCGTTCACAGCTGCATCGACAGGTCGCCGCCGCCGTCGAGCATCAGGATCCGTCGTCAGCCGACAAGAACGCTGCCCTGATCGCAACGCACCTCGAGGCAGCTGGCGACCTGCATGGGGCCTTCGATTGGCACATGCGGGCCGGGACATGGTCGGTACACCGCAATATCGCTGCCGCGCGGATGAGTTGGGAGCGGGCGCGGTCCGTCGCCGACGAACTGCCCGCCGACGATCCAGCGGTAACACACATGCGCATTGCCCCGCGAACGTTGTTGTGCGCCACCATCTGGCGGGTCGGCGGAAGCCTTGCCGACGTGGGATTCGACGAGTTGCGTGAACTCGCGACAGCGGCGGGCGACATGCGATCGCTGGCACTCGGGATGACCGGCTGGGTGCAGATGCTGAACTTCTACGGCAAATACGCCGAAGCGTCGCGGCTGGCCACTGAATTCGCCGACCTGTTGGATTCCATCGATGATCCCGAAATGACCGTGGGGCTGATGTCCATTCCCATCGTTGCGAAGTGGGACGCAGGAGAAATGGCCGAAGCCCTCAGACTGGCACAGCGCGCGATCGAACTCTCCAACGGTGACCCGTGCATGGGCAACATGATCATCGGCTCACCACTCGCGTTCGCGCTCGTGCTCCGCGCGTCGGCCTCATCCATCCTCGGAATCGACGGGTGGAAGGACGATTATGACCGGGCGATCGAGATCGCCCGTGCGGTAGACAAGTTCACCTTCTGCACCGCGGTGATGTTCAAGTACATCGCCGTCGAGAATTGGGCTTTGCTTTCCGATGAGGCGGCAATGCGCGACACCGCTGAGGCATTGGCGGTCGCACAGCAGTTCGGCGATGACTTCACGCTGACCACTTGTGAATTCGTGCGTGGCACCGTTTTGGTGCGGCGCGGCGACGCCGATCGCGCACACGGGTTCGAACTACTCGCCAGGTGTCGGGAGGTGGCGTTGGAGCACCGGTTCACCATCATCGCCGCGTGGTGCGCTGACCTTGACGTCGCGGCGGAGAAGATTCGCACGGGCGACTTCGACACGGCGATCGAGTTGTGCCGCAGTGTCCTCGACGAAGAGATACGCGCGGGCGAGATGATGAATCGCGGCTGGACCACCACGGTGCTCGTCGACGCACTGCTCCGGCGTCGACGCCCGGGAGATTTGGACCAGGCTCAGGCAGCGGTGAATCGATTGGCCGCCATGCCGACCGAGCCTGTTTACCTCTACCACGAGCTACCCCTGATGCGGATGAGGGCAATGCTGGCGAAAGCACGCGGCGACGACGCGACCTTTGCCGACCTCCGCGACCGCTACCGCGCGCGGGCGGAGGAGGTGGGCATGGAGGGTCATATCGCGATCGCCCGCGCGATGGACTAG
- a CDS encoding SRPBCC family protein, with the protein MAMKACERVGLDFIDDAPFRFVSTVDLAITPEQLFEVLADAESWPQWATAITQVTWTSPEPRGVGTTRTVRMRGGIVGDEEFLAWQPYSHMAFRFNEASSGSIAAFAEDYRVVKTPGGCHLTWVMAMKPHGVAARIGMTLGRPVMGWVFQKFLHNLRDYSNRRYAVS; encoded by the coding sequence ATGGCCATGAAGGCATGCGAACGCGTCGGCCTTGACTTCATCGACGACGCACCGTTTCGGTTCGTCAGCACCGTCGACCTGGCGATCACTCCCGAGCAGCTGTTCGAGGTGCTCGCCGACGCCGAGTCCTGGCCGCAGTGGGCCACGGCGATCACCCAGGTGACCTGGACCAGCCCGGAACCCCGCGGCGTCGGCACCACCCGTACCGTGCGCATGCGCGGCGGAATCGTCGGCGACGAGGAGTTCCTGGCCTGGCAGCCCTACAGCCACATGGCCTTCCGGTTCAACGAGGCCTCCAGCGGCAGCATCGCGGCGTTCGCGGAGGACTACCGGGTGGTGAAAACCCCGGGCGGCTGCCATCTGACCTGGGTGATGGCGATGAAACCCCACGGCGTCGCGGCCCGCATCGGCATGACGCTGGGACGGCCGGTGATGGGCTGGGTGTTCCAGAAGTTCCTGCACAACCTGCGCGACTACTCCAACAGGCGGTACGCGGTGTCCTGA
- the ypfJ gene encoding KPN_02809 family neutral zinc metallopeptidase, with protein MTFNEGMQIDTSTTSSSGGGRGPGRGVAIGGGVGGLLVLVVALFLGVDPSTVVPQQQIGTGEVGAPGFDLSQCKTGADANELAECRVVATGNSVDAVWQQLMPGYERPSVRLFTGSVQTACGPATSDVGPFYCPADQTAYFDVDFFDVLKNQFGSSGGPLAQEYVVAHEFGHHVQNLQGTLARAQGAGAKGATGGGVRTELQADCYAGVWAHYAAITKQESTGVPFLEPLSDKDISDALSAAASVGDDRIQKQATGQVNPEAWTHGSAAQRQKWFTEGYRTGDPNKCDTFTTNNLG; from the coding sequence ATGACCTTCAACGAGGGCATGCAGATCGACACCAGCACCACATCGAGCAGCGGCGGCGGACGCGGCCCCGGCCGGGGAGTCGCAATCGGCGGAGGTGTCGGTGGCCTGCTGGTCCTCGTCGTTGCGCTGTTTCTGGGCGTCGATCCCAGCACCGTCGTGCCCCAACAGCAGATCGGCACGGGCGAAGTCGGCGCCCCCGGTTTCGATCTCAGCCAGTGCAAGACCGGGGCCGACGCCAACGAGTTGGCCGAGTGCCGTGTCGTGGCCACCGGCAACTCGGTCGACGCCGTATGGCAGCAGTTGATGCCCGGATATGAGCGCCCAAGCGTCCGGCTGTTCACCGGGTCCGTGCAGACCGCTTGCGGCCCGGCCACCAGCGATGTCGGGCCGTTCTACTGCCCGGCCGATCAAACCGCCTACTTCGACGTCGACTTCTTCGACGTGCTGAAGAACCAGTTCGGTTCCAGTGGCGGTCCGTTGGCGCAGGAGTACGTGGTGGCTCACGAGTTCGGCCACCACGTGCAGAATCTGCAGGGCACGCTGGCACGCGCGCAGGGCGCGGGAGCCAAAGGCGCTACCGGCGGCGGCGTGCGCACCGAGCTGCAGGCCGACTGCTACGCCGGGGTGTGGGCACACTACGCGGCCATCACCAAACAGGAGAGCACCGGCGTCCCGTTCCTGGAGCCGTTGAGCGACAAGGACATCAGCGACGCATTGTCGGCCGCGGCCTCGGTGGGCGATGACCGCATCCAGAAGCAGGCCACCGGTCAGGTCAACCCCGAGGCGTGGACACACGGTTCGGCCGCGCAGCGGCAGAAGTGGTTCACCGAGGGGTACCGCACCGGCGACCCGAACAAGTGCGACACCTTCACGACGAACAACCTTGGCTAG
- a CDS encoding DUF885 domain-containing protein: MARTSTAVDAVAERYLQVAAALDPCAATDMGITGHDDNITDYSPAGVAARVEAARNALRELDGVQPVDDVDQVTIAAMRDRLGIMIEQHDAGLDVGALNVIASPLQAMRDVFDLMATETEDDWALIAARLSRLPDRVAGYADALRASVADGRAPAVRQVARGIEQATGIQHFFVDMVADAVPDNAVLQEDLRQSAANAANAYRELGRVLGDEVAPYARQEDAVGRDEYRLWSRSFLGATVDFDEAYEWGLTQLEAIVAEQESTAAQLYPDVTVAEALRRLDEEERYVVAGVDALQSWMQDLSDRAVESLAGTHFDIAAPLRRLECRIAPTHTGGIYYTGPSEDLTRPGRMWWSVPHGVDTFHTWRETTTVYHEGVPGHHLQIGRAVVLADRLNRWRRLGCWVSGHGEGWALYAERLMAELGWLDDPGNRLGMLDAQRFRAARVCIDIGVHCGLTAPDGGVWDAERAWEFLRTHSAMNDEHLQFELDRYLGWPGQAPSYAIGQRIWQQLRDEMLGRGAALRNFHSRALDLGGLPLDVLRSALLSDFATS; the protein is encoded by the coding sequence TTGGCTAGGACGTCAACGGCCGTCGACGCCGTCGCCGAACGCTATCTCCAAGTGGCCGCCGCCCTGGATCCCTGCGCAGCAACGGATATGGGCATCACCGGCCACGACGACAACATCACCGACTACTCCCCCGCAGGCGTGGCCGCGCGCGTCGAGGCGGCCCGAAACGCGTTGCGCGAACTCGACGGTGTGCAACCCGTAGACGACGTGGACCAGGTGACCATCGCCGCGATGCGGGACCGCCTCGGGATCATGATCGAACAGCACGACGCCGGCCTCGACGTCGGCGCCTTGAACGTGATCGCCTCACCACTGCAGGCGATGCGCGACGTGTTCGATCTGATGGCCACCGAAACCGAGGACGACTGGGCGTTGATCGCGGCGCGGTTGTCGCGGTTGCCGGACCGGGTCGCCGGCTATGCAGACGCGTTGCGTGCGTCGGTTGCCGACGGGCGCGCTCCTGCGGTGCGCCAGGTCGCGCGTGGGATCGAGCAGGCGACCGGCATCCAGCACTTCTTCGTCGATATGGTCGCCGACGCCGTGCCCGATAACGCGGTGCTGCAAGAGGATTTGCGCCAGAGTGCGGCCAACGCCGCCAATGCCTACCGCGAGCTCGGCAGGGTCCTCGGAGACGAGGTCGCGCCGTATGCGCGCCAGGAAGACGCCGTCGGCCGCGACGAATACCGGTTGTGGTCCCGGTCGTTCCTGGGCGCGACGGTCGACTTCGACGAAGCCTACGAGTGGGGCCTGACCCAGCTGGAAGCCATTGTCGCCGAGCAGGAGTCGACCGCGGCCCAGCTGTATCCGGACGTGACGGTGGCCGAGGCGCTGCGCCGCCTCGACGAGGAGGAGCGCTACGTCGTGGCAGGTGTCGACGCGCTGCAGTCCTGGATGCAGGATCTGTCGGACCGCGCCGTCGAATCGCTTGCCGGCACGCATTTCGACATCGCCGCACCGCTGCGACGGCTGGAGTGCAGGATCGCACCCACCCACACCGGTGGCATCTACTACACCGGCCCGTCGGAGGATCTGACGCGGCCGGGCCGGATGTGGTGGTCGGTGCCGCACGGCGTCGACACGTTTCACACCTGGCGCGAAACCACGACCGTGTACCACGAGGGGGTACCAGGACATCACCTGCAGATCGGGCGCGCTGTGGTGCTGGCCGACCGGCTCAACCGGTGGCGCCGACTGGGCTGCTGGGTGTCGGGCCACGGTGAGGGCTGGGCGTTGTACGCCGAGCGGTTGATGGCCGAGTTGGGCTGGCTTGACGATCCCGGTAATCGGCTGGGGATGCTTGACGCTCAGCGCTTTCGGGCCGCCAGGGTCTGCATCGACATTGGGGTGCACTGCGGTCTGACCGCGCCCGACGGCGGTGTGTGGGACGCCGAGCGGGCGTGGGAGTTTCTCCGAACCCACAGCGCGATGAACGACGAGCATCTTCAGTTCGAACTGGACCGTTACCTGGGCTGGCCGGGTCAGGCACCCTCGTATGCGATCGGGCAGCGGATCTGGCAACAGCTACGCGACGAGATGCTCGGGCGGGGCGCGGCCCTCAGAAATTTTCACAGCCGCGCGCTGGATCTGGGCGGATTACCGCTGGATGTGCTCAGGTCGGCGCTGTTGAGTGATTTCGCGACGAGCTGA
- a CDS encoding MBL fold metallo-hydrolase has protein sequence MDAVTVTPQLTMLRVQGWQVYVWNDAGSVTLIDSGAPGSGAQIAAAVRGIDRIVLTHGHVDHVGSAAELRSATGAAVFAGAGDAAAIRAGSALPPPVFEDWEVPIHQQVSAGLPDAAPPVTVDRELVDGDVLDFGGGAEVLSVPGHTEGSIAIHLPRHGVLFTGDTVANVGAVMLGAFNQDRARTVASFRRLAALDVETACFGHGDPLASSAGPRLREVAAAL, from the coding sequence ATGGACGCTGTGACCGTAACGCCGCAGCTGACCATGCTGCGGGTGCAGGGCTGGCAGGTCTATGTCTGGAACGACGCGGGCTCGGTGACGCTGATCGACTCCGGCGCACCCGGATCCGGCGCACAGATCGCGGCAGCGGTGCGCGGTATCGACCGGATCGTGCTGACGCACGGGCACGTCGACCACGTCGGGTCGGCAGCCGAACTGCGCAGCGCGACGGGCGCCGCCGTGTTCGCAGGCGCAGGCGACGCGGCCGCGATCCGCGCCGGTAGCGCCCTGCCGCCGCCGGTGTTCGAGGACTGGGAAGTGCCGATCCACCAACAGGTTTCGGCTGGCCTGCCCGACGCGGCGCCGCCGGTGACCGTCGACCGGGAACTGGTCGACGGCGATGTGCTGGACTTCGGCGGCGGCGCCGAGGTGCTTTCGGTGCCCGGCCACACCGAGGGCAGCATCGCCATCCACCTGCCGCGGCACGGGGTGCTGTTCACCGGTGACACGGTCGCCAACGTCGGCGCCGTGATGCTTGGCGCCTTCAACCAGGACCGCGCACGAACCGTCGCCTCGTTCCGGCGGTTGGCCGCCCTCGATGTCGAAACCGCATGTTTCGGCCACGGTGACCCGCTAGCGTCGTCTGCTGGCCCGCGACTTCGCGAGGTCGCGGCCGCCCTGTGA
- a CDS encoding SDR family oxidoreductase has product MRIAVAGATGNIGARAVRFLEDNGHDVVKISRSQGVDLMTGEGLDAALDGVAAVLDTVSAPPTDREQTAAYFGTTTANLLSAGHRAGVRHHVLLSIVGIHGIEGNAHYAGKREQERLVTAGPVPWTIVPATQFHDFAAMVTGWTEQDGVATIAPLLVQPIAPDDVARVLAEVVTGEPQGRYFDVAGPETQDLVDMARRTLTAKSRHVKLVPTWSGIFGVSMAGNVLLPGENARIEATTFDDWLAAGAN; this is encoded by the coding sequence ATGCGTATCGCGGTAGCCGGGGCGACGGGCAACATCGGGGCCCGCGCGGTGAGGTTCCTCGAAGACAACGGCCACGACGTGGTCAAGATCAGCCGGTCACAGGGGGTCGATCTGATGACCGGCGAGGGTCTGGACGCTGCGCTCGACGGGGTGGCGGCGGTCCTCGACACCGTCAGCGCGCCGCCCACCGACCGCGAGCAGACGGCGGCGTACTTTGGAACCACCACCGCCAACCTGCTTTCCGCCGGACACCGCGCCGGTGTGCGCCACCATGTTTTGTTGTCGATCGTGGGAATCCACGGCATCGAGGGCAACGCGCACTACGCGGGCAAGCGCGAGCAGGAGCGGTTGGTCACCGCGGGACCCGTGCCGTGGACAATCGTGCCCGCCACTCAGTTTCACGACTTTGCGGCGATGGTCACCGGTTGGACCGAGCAGGACGGCGTGGCCACCATCGCTCCGCTGCTGGTGCAGCCGATCGCGCCCGACGACGTCGCCCGGGTGCTGGCCGAGGTGGTCACCGGTGAACCGCAAGGCCGGTATTTCGACGTCGCGGGACCCGAAACCCAGGACTTGGTCGACATGGCGCGCCGGACGCTGACGGCCAAGAGCCGGCACGTGAAACTCGTGCCGACGTGGTCGGGGATTTTCGGGGTTTCGATGGCGGGAAACGTGTTGTTGCCCGGGGAGAATGCCCGCATCGAGGCGACCACGTTCGACGACTGGCTCGCGGCCGGCGCCAACTGA
- a CDS encoding mycofactocin-coupled SDR family oxidoreductase — MTNPDAPLAGKVAYVTGAARGQGRAHCVRLARAGADIVAIDACGPVAEHNGYPPALPEDLAETVSLVEGEGRKIVADRVDVRDAAGQQRVVSDAVEQFGRLDIVVANAGVMNWGRLWEISAQQWQDVLDVNLTGVWNTIKAVVPPMIAAGNGGSIITISSAAGIKAVPGCGHYCASKFGLVGLTNSLAVELGEYGIRVNSVHPYGTDTPMGNDTSMWQIFADHQTYIHSFSPGALPTDSLADPDLISDIVLWLASDASALVTAAQIPADKGYLKI; from the coding sequence ATGACGAACCCCGATGCCCCGTTGGCCGGCAAGGTCGCCTATGTGACGGGCGCCGCGCGCGGGCAGGGCCGCGCGCACTGCGTCCGACTGGCCCGTGCCGGCGCCGACATCGTCGCGATCGACGCGTGCGGTCCGGTCGCCGAGCACAACGGCTACCCGCCCGCGTTGCCCGAAGACCTCGCCGAGACCGTCAGCCTCGTCGAGGGCGAGGGCCGCAAGATCGTCGCCGACCGGGTCGACGTCCGCGACGCCGCCGGACAGCAGCGGGTGGTGTCCGACGCGGTGGAACAATTCGGCCGCCTCGACATCGTCGTCGCCAACGCCGGGGTGATGAATTGGGGCCGGCTGTGGGAGATTTCGGCTCAGCAGTGGCAAGACGTGCTCGACGTCAACCTGACCGGCGTATGGAACACGATCAAAGCCGTTGTGCCGCCGATGATCGCGGCTGGCAACGGCGGCTCGATCATCACGATCAGTTCAGCCGCGGGCATCAAGGCCGTTCCGGGCTGCGGTCACTACTGCGCGAGCAAGTTCGGCCTCGTCGGGCTGACCAACTCGCTGGCGGTCGAACTCGGCGAGTACGGGATTCGCGTCAACTCGGTCCACCCGTACGGCACCGACACCCCGATGGGTAACGACACCTCGATGTGGCAGATCTTCGCCGACCACCAGACCTACATCCACAGCTTCTCGCCCGGTGCGCTGCCGACGGACTCGCTGGCCGACCCGGACCTGATCTCCGACATCGTGCTCTGGTTGGCCAGCGACGCGTCGGCTCTGGTGACCGCGGCCCAAATCCCCGCGGACAAGGGCTATCTGAAGATCTAA
- a CDS encoding acyl-CoA thioesterase, which translates to MTTDSAHPSVGAQWSVQGLLDLFDVTPDGQDRFIAQTGPAGEDERQVVEGTQVLAQAIVAAAKKFPDKSVRSAHAVFARAVMVAAGPVELEIDVVAEGRSTATAVIAAKQNGKRCITVTVLADVPTADVIRHQLSRPDVAAPADANVAEMPMAGRELRLVDVVDVNSPDEVGPPELYAWLHYDPIPSRDDLAKALIAYFTGHLGISTTMRAHAGIGTAQSHLTVSTAPMTVSVSFHEPFSWDGWLLYSHESTQVGAGMSYVRGAVHTESGELIASFAQDALIRPLRTTDTAIKEQSRL; encoded by the coding sequence ATGACGACAGATTCAGCGCATCCATCCGTGGGAGCCCAGTGGAGCGTGCAGGGGCTGCTCGACCTGTTCGACGTGACCCCCGACGGCCAAGACCGTTTCATCGCACAGACCGGGCCCGCGGGCGAGGACGAGCGTCAGGTGGTCGAGGGCACGCAGGTGCTCGCCCAGGCGATTGTCGCTGCGGCCAAGAAGTTTCCGGACAAGTCGGTACGCTCGGCGCACGCGGTGTTCGCGCGGGCGGTGATGGTCGCGGCCGGCCCTGTCGAGCTGGAGATCGACGTCGTCGCCGAAGGACGTTCCACTGCAACGGCCGTCATCGCCGCCAAGCAGAACGGGAAGCGCTGCATCACGGTGACGGTGCTGGCCGACGTGCCCACCGCCGACGTCATCCGGCACCAGTTGTCCCGCCCGGACGTGGCGGCGCCGGCGGACGCCAACGTCGCCGAGATGCCGATGGCCGGACGCGAGCTGCGGCTGGTCGATGTGGTCGACGTCAACAGCCCCGACGAGGTCGGCCCGCCCGAGCTGTACGCCTGGCTGCACTACGACCCGATCCCGAGTCGTGACGATCTGGCCAAGGCGCTGATCGCCTATTTCACTGGACACCTTGGTATTTCGACGACGATGCGGGCGCATGCCGGTATCGGTACCGCACAGTCACACCTGACCGTCTCGACCGCGCCGATGACGGTGTCGGTGAGTTTTCATGAGCCGTTCTCCTGGGATGGCTGGCTCCTGTACAGCCACGAGAGCACGCAGGTCGGCGCGGGCATGTCCTACGTGCGCGGGGCGGTGCACACCGAGTCCGGTGAGCTGATCGCCTCCTTCGCCCAGGACGCGTTGATCCGGCCGCTGCGCACCACCGACACCGCGATCAAGGAACAGTCCCGGCTCTAA